One part of the Tunicatimonas pelagia genome encodes these proteins:
- a CDS encoding cellulose synthase family protein: MEIIIVIAYILSLLFIFMFSVAQLHLTWHYLRSLREKAQPPKTIVGWPKVTVQLPIYNERYVVERLIDAICAFDYPADRLEIQVLDDSTDETVDIIAEKIADYQNQGINIQQVRRTDRSGFKAGALAYGLEIAEGEYIAIFDADFLPSPDFLKRTLPHFTHEQVGVVQTRWGHINQDYSLLTRLQAFGLDGHFTIEQGGRKHAGSFINFNGTGGVWRKTCIADAGGWSDDTLTEDLDLSYRAQAKGWEFVYREDVEAPAELPILMPAIKSQQFRWNKGAAECARKHASRLAYKRVARPFRWVNRLHAFFHLFNSSVFLSLLLAALLSVPMLFVKDAHPEYQWIFNLGGIFILGFFSIGLFYWIATRRLHAKQPWRYYLVHYPLFLIITMGLSLHNAIAVAEGLLGFKSPFLRTPKFNVTNAKEKWSSNVYVKGKLSPMVLLEAALALYFAYGIYTGIRLGDFGLLLFHGMLTTGFAAVAYYSFRQVKHA; the protein is encoded by the coding sequence GTGGAAATCATCATCGTTATAGCGTATATTCTCTCACTGCTGTTCATTTTCATGTTTAGCGTGGCGCAGCTCCATCTTACGTGGCACTACCTACGAAGCTTGCGAGAGAAAGCCCAACCTCCTAAAACTATCGTAGGTTGGCCGAAGGTCACGGTTCAGCTACCAATTTACAACGAACGTTATGTGGTTGAACGTTTGATTGATGCCATCTGCGCCTTTGATTATCCGGCTGATCGGTTAGAAATTCAGGTTTTGGATGATTCTACGGATGAAACCGTAGATATTATTGCCGAAAAGATAGCTGACTACCAAAATCAGGGAATAAATATTCAGCAGGTACGCCGAACCGACCGAAGTGGATTTAAAGCCGGAGCACTGGCTTATGGCTTAGAAATAGCGGAGGGCGAATACATCGCCATCTTCGATGCTGACTTTTTACCGTCTCCTGATTTTCTGAAGCGTACGTTGCCTCACTTTACGCATGAGCAAGTAGGTGTGGTACAAACCCGCTGGGGACATATTAATCAGGATTATTCTTTGCTTACCCGTCTGCAAGCCTTTGGGCTGGACGGACACTTTACCATTGAGCAGGGAGGCCGTAAACACGCCGGAAGCTTCATCAATTTTAACGGAACAGGTGGAGTTTGGCGCAAGACCTGTATTGCAGATGCCGGAGGGTGGTCGGATGATACGCTGACCGAAGACTTGGACTTGAGCTACCGCGCCCAAGCCAAAGGCTGGGAGTTTGTCTACCGCGAAGATGTGGAAGCCCCCGCCGAGCTACCCATTTTAATGCCCGCCATCAAATCCCAGCAATTTCGCTGGAACAAGGGAGCTGCCGAGTGTGCCCGCAAACACGCCAGCCGATTAGCCTACAAGCGTGTCGCTCGTCCGTTCCGGTGGGTAAACCGCCTCCATGCTTTCTTTCACTTATTTAACTCTTCCGTATTTCTGTCGTTGCTATTGGCCGCCTTACTGAGTGTTCCTATGCTTTTTGTCAAAGATGCCCATCCAGAGTATCAGTGGATTTTCAACCTCGGTGGCATATTCATTCTTGGTTTTTTCTCTATCGGTCTCTTCTACTGGATCGCTACTCGTCGGCTTCATGCCAAACAGCCCTGGCGGTATTACTTGGTGCATTATCCACTGTTTCTCATCATCACGATGGGGTTATCACTGCACAACGCCATTGCCGTGGCAGAAGGATTGTTAGGTTTTAAATCACCTTTTCTGCGAACGCCCAAATTCAACGTAACCAATGCTAAGGAGAAGTGGAGTAGCAATGTATATGTCAAAGGCAAACTCAGTCCGATGGTTCTGCTGGAAGCCGCTTTAGCTCTTTATTTTGCCTACGGTATCTACACCGGAATTCGGCTGGGTGATTTTGGTTTACTCCTATTTCACGGAATGCTAACAACTGGATTTGCTGCCGTGGCTTATTATTCTTTCCGCCAAGTAAAACATGCCTGA
- a CDS encoding glycosyltransferase family 2 protein: MQNISKVIIPAFNEQNSVGKVIRDIPKEWVSEIVVVNNNSNDDTVRVAKEAGATVLEEPEQGYGNACLKGIAYISQQIEKPHIVVFMDADYSDYPEELPQLVQPIMDEKVDMVIGSRALGQRERGSMTPQQIFGNWLATRLLRWLYGAHFTDLGPFRAIRYDSLMALEMKDRTYGWTVEMQVKAAQQKLRWIEVPVRYRQRIGVSKVSGTVKGTIMAGYKIIGTILKYL; encoded by the coding sequence ATGCAAAATATTAGTAAAGTTATTATTCCGGCTTTCAACGAACAAAATTCGGTGGGAAAAGTGATTCGGGATATTCCTAAAGAATGGGTGAGCGAGATTGTGGTAGTCAATAACAATTCTAACGACGATACGGTACGCGTTGCTAAGGAAGCAGGAGCTACTGTTTTAGAAGAGCCCGAGCAGGGCTACGGCAATGCCTGTTTGAAAGGAATAGCGTATATTAGCCAGCAAATTGAGAAACCCCACATTGTGGTGTTTATGGACGCCGACTACTCTGATTACCCCGAAGAATTACCGCAGTTGGTTCAGCCAATTATGGATGAAAAAGTGGATATGGTAATTGGCTCCCGGGCACTAGGCCAGCGGGAAAGAGGTTCAATGACTCCTCAGCAGATATTTGGCAATTGGTTGGCTACGAGACTGCTTCGTTGGTTGTACGGTGCTCACTTTACCGATCTGGGACCGTTTCGGGCAATTCGCTACGATTCGCTGATGGCACTGGAGATGAAAGATCGCACCTACGGTTGGACGGTAGAGATGCAAGTGAAAGCCGCGCAACAAAAGCTACGATGGATAGAAGTGCCCGTTCGCTACCGGCAACGTATTGGAGTATCGAAAGTATCAGGAACCGTTAAAGGAACAATTATGGCGGGCTACAAAATTATTGGGACAATTTTAAAATATTTATAG
- the mptB gene encoding polyprenol phosphomannose-dependent alpha 1,6 mannosyltransferase MptB: MSTLRSIVLGISSITLLSSIFFITYSLQRYETTELLSVYTLAFIAYVGCALLTDSKRSIYLLIGVAVVGRLILLPAQPNLSDDIYRFVWDGRLLQQNVNPFAYLPSELANGKADSLGIDIDPELYASLNSPDYYTIYPPINQAVFTLAVKLFPNSLTGSTWVIRAILLLAELGTLWLLLQLAKQYRIPPKQILWYALNPLVILEMTGNLHFEALMIFFLLGSVYLLEKQKWIASALLFALAVCTKLLPLMFLPLYLRRLGWQKALMFYTVVGVATLLLFLPLLSSELIAGLQGSIGLYFQKFEFNASLYYIVREIGYYRKGYNIIQTAGSQLAITAFLLIIFYTLLERKRRIIDSFGWVWLIYLLFALTVHPWYVLPLLALTVLTPYRYAVVWTYFIFLTYAGYTIDGFQENLWLVSLEYSVVLGWLGYELYRRRHQHLGVIMNTTKVL; encoded by the coding sequence ATGTCTACACTCCGCTCAATTGTCCTAGGTATTAGCTCAATCACTCTCCTGAGCAGTATTTTCTTCATCACTTACTCGCTCCAACGCTACGAAACTACTGAGTTACTTTCGGTTTACACGCTAGCTTTTATAGCGTACGTAGGCTGTGCATTACTGACTGATTCTAAACGATCAATTTATCTTTTAATAGGTGTTGCCGTAGTAGGTCGCTTAATTTTGCTGCCCGCTCAGCCCAATTTATCGGATGATATTTACCGCTTCGTGTGGGATGGTCGCTTGCTTCAGCAAAACGTGAATCCCTTCGCCTATTTACCTTCAGAATTAGCGAATGGCAAAGCAGACAGTTTGGGAATCGATATTGACCCTGAACTCTACGCATCACTCAACTCTCCCGATTATTACACTATTTACCCACCCATCAATCAAGCCGTTTTTACCCTGGCGGTGAAGCTGTTTCCTAATTCTTTAACTGGAAGCACTTGGGTAATTCGGGCAATTCTGCTGTTGGCTGAGTTGGGCACACTGTGGTTATTACTTCAACTAGCTAAACAGTACCGTATTCCCCCCAAGCAGATACTCTGGTACGCCCTGAACCCGCTGGTCATTCTGGAGATGACCGGAAACCTACACTTTGAAGCCCTGATGATCTTCTTTTTGCTAGGCAGCGTTTATTTACTTGAAAAGCAAAAATGGATTGCCTCGGCATTGCTGTTCGCTTTAGCGGTATGTACTAAGCTGCTTCCATTAATGTTTCTCCCGCTTTACCTTCGTCGTTTGGGTTGGCAGAAAGCTTTGATGTTTTACACTGTAGTTGGGGTAGCAACACTACTATTATTTTTACCACTACTTTCTTCCGAATTGATTGCGGGACTGCAAGGTAGCATCGGCTTGTATTTTCAAAAGTTTGAGTTTAACGCCAGCCTATATTACATCGTCCGGGAGATTGGTTATTACCGAAAAGGATACAATATTATTCAGACGGCGGGTTCGCAGTTAGCCATTACGGCTTTTCTGCTAATCATATTCTACACCCTTTTGGAGCGGAAGCGGCGTATCATAGATTCTTTTGGTTGGGTTTGGCTGATTTATCTGCTATTTGCCCTGACCGTACACCCCTGGTATGTTTTGCCTTTGCTAGCCTTAACTGTGCTTACTCCCTACCGCTACGCGGTCGTCTGGACGTACTTTATTTTTCTCACCTACGCGGGATACACCATTGATGGTTTCCAGGAAAATCTTTGGCTAGTATCGTTAGAATACAGCGTAGTGCTAGGTTGGCTTGGCTACGAACTGTACCGAAGGCGACATCAGCATTTAGGAGTAATAATGAATACTACCAAAGTTCTGTAG
- a CDS encoding flavin reductase family protein — protein MKEQEVSQALKKITYGFYIVTTRKPSEEMSTRDKDYVAAATVSWVSQASFNPPMVTIAVQKHTDLHETIEKSRVFAVNIVGKNEQDMLKPFSEKSIIEEDTINGFSFKDGKTGSPVLQDVPAYFECKVIDDLSDGDHSVYLGEVVGGETLDTDAVPLVEWETDMHYGG, from the coding sequence ATGAAGGAGCAAGAAGTTTCGCAAGCACTAAAGAAAATCACCTACGGATTTTACATTGTAACTACTCGTAAACCCAGTGAAGAAATGTCTACGCGGGATAAAGACTACGTAGCAGCAGCTACAGTTAGCTGGGTTAGCCAGGCATCGTTTAACCCACCGATGGTCACTATTGCCGTTCAGAAACATACTGATTTGCACGAGACTATCGAGAAAAGCCGGGTCTTTGCCGTAAATATTGTTGGAAAAAACGAGCAAGATATGCTAAAACCATTTTCTGAAAAAAGTATCATTGAGGAAGATACCATCAACGGCTTCTCTTTCAAAGATGGTAAAACCGGGTCGCCTGTTCTACAGGATGTTCCGGCCTACTTCGAATGTAAAGTGATAGACGATTTATCAGACGGTGACCATAGCGTATATCTTGGTGAAGTAGTGGGTGGTGAAACTCTTGACACTGATGCTGTTCCGCTAGTTGAGTGGGAAACCGATATGCACTACGGTGGATAA